In Arsenophonus sp. aPb, one DNA window encodes the following:
- the asnC gene encoding transcriptional regulator AsnC encodes MVENYQIDNLDRDILNELMKNARIPYAEMAKKFAVSPGTIHVRVEKMKQAGIIVGTRVDISVKRLGFDVCCFIGIILKSAKDYHTALKKLDELDEVVEVYYTTGQYSIFIKVMCRSIDSLQDVLINKIQTIDEIQSTETLISLQNPIMRTINP; translated from the coding sequence ATGGTTGAAAATTATCAGATCGATAATCTGGATCGTGACATACTTAATGAACTAATGAAAAATGCACGGATCCCTTACGCTGAAATGGCTAAAAAATTTGCGGTAAGTCCTGGTACGATACATGTCCGAGTCGAAAAAATGAAACAAGCAGGGATCATTGTAGGAACGCGGGTAGATATTAGTGTGAAACGACTAGGTTTTGATGTCTGTTGCTTTATCGGCATTATTTTAAAAAGCGCAAAAGACTATCATACTGCCCTGAAAAAACTTGATGAACTAGACGAAGTGGTTGAAGTCTACTACACAACCGGACAATATAGTATATTTATCAAGGTAATGTGTCGATCGATTGATTCATTACAAGACGTACTTATCAACAAGATACAAACAATTGATGAGATCCAATCTACTGAAACCTTGATCTCTTTACAAAATCCAATAATGCGTACTATTAATCCATAA
- the atpE gene encoding F0F1 ATP synthase subunit C, with the protein MENLNMDLLYMAAAVMMGLAAIGAAIGIGILGGKFLEGAARQPDLIPLLRTQFFIVMGLVDAIPMIAVGLGLYVMFAVA; encoded by the coding sequence ATGGAAAACCTAAATATGGATCTGCTGTACATGGCTGCCGCTGTAATGATGGGATTAGCAGCGATTGGTGCTGCAATTGGTATTGGCATCCTGGGGGGGAAATTCTTAGAAGGCGCTGCTCGTCAGCCAGATTTGATTCCTCTATTACGTACGCAGTTCTTTATTGTTATGGGCTTAGTTGATGCCATTCCGATGATTGCTGTTGGTCTAGGGCTATATGTGATGTTCGCAGTTGCTTGA
- the atpH gene encoding F0F1 ATP synthase subunit delta has protein sequence MSEITTVARPYAKAAFDFAVENQRVDKWQNMLSFIAEATRNQQIGELLSGSIAPETLAKTFITICGDEIDEHVRNLIRIMAENGRLSTLPEVLKQFIQLRAFLESTVDIDVISATELNEKQQFKISAAMEKRLSRKVKLNCKIDKSVIAGVIIRAGDLVIDGSVRGRIERLTDVLQS, from the coding sequence ATGTCTGAAATTACTACGGTTGCTCGCCCCTATGCCAAAGCAGCTTTTGATTTTGCTGTAGAAAACCAGCGTGTTGATAAATGGCAAAATATGCTCAGTTTTATTGCTGAAGCAACCCGTAATCAACAAATAGGTGAGCTGCTTTCTGGTTCAATAGCGCCAGAAACATTAGCGAAAACATTTATCACTATTTGTGGTGATGAAATCGATGAACATGTTCGAAATCTAATTCGCATTATGGCTGAAAACGGGCGTCTTAGTACGTTACCAGAGGTTTTGAAGCAATTCATACAATTACGCGCTTTTCTGGAGTCAACCGTTGATATTGACGTCATTTCTGCCACTGAGCTAAATGAAAAACAGCAATTTAAAATTTCTGCAGCGATGGAAAAACGTCTGTCACGTAAAGTTAAGCTGAATTGCAAAATTGATAAGTCTGTTATCGCAGGAGTCATTATCCGCGCCGGAGACCTGGTTATTGATGGTAGCGTGCGTGGTCGTATTGAGCGTTTAACTGACGTCTTGCAGTCTTAA
- the viaA gene encoding ATPase RavA stimulator ViaA: protein MLNITTIDMLLSINEMELIEEIVLTLLATPQLVIFFEKYPNLKSILLNDLLAWKKNLYRQLQETLVPIKLTDEFALYQQNLAIDTTKFFSNLPVTINKLTKIDSTFVQEANYLQERISHDPAGQSLFIQRWRLNLIIEVTTFNKLILEQEKEQLLAELEQRLKLTGNLIEIFNQNNHSAGKLWNISKGVLTQSSNNIQLLIQYSHFLQQQPELEKLAELLGRSQSLKSKQKQQQMLESIISVEKIPDQIPEQISGINHGNDILRLLPSELALLGLEELEFEFYRKLVEKQLLTYRLQGDNWQQRKILRPTIKHQKQQQLKGPFIVCIDTSGSMGKFNEHCAKAFCLALMKIAMNDNRQCHIILFSMEVIHYDLLNIDGLEQLMQFLNQTFSGGTDLAACLNKCLEKMQQQQWKDSDVVVISDFIAQRLPDNLIKRIKIHQTQQQRFHAVTLSKYGKPGILNIFDYIWHFDTGLKSRLIRYCK from the coding sequence ATGTTAAATATAACTACGATTGATATGTTACTCTCCATTAATGAGATGGAGCTAATAGAAGAAATTGTTTTAACATTACTTGCCACACCTCAATTAGTCATTTTTTTCGAAAAGTATCCTAATCTAAAATCTATTTTATTAAATGATCTTTTAGCATGGAAAAAAAATTTATATCGTCAATTGCAAGAGACCTTGGTGCCAATCAAATTAACCGATGAATTTGCACTTTATCAGCAAAATTTAGCCATTGATACCACAAAATTTTTTAGCAATCTTCCGGTAACTATTAATAAATTAACAAAAATAGATTCTACTTTTGTGCAAGAAGCTAATTACTTACAGGAAAGAATATCTCATGATCCCGCTGGACAATCGCTATTTATTCAACGTTGGCGTCTTAACCTTATTATTGAAGTGACAACGTTTAATAAACTGATATTAGAGCAAGAAAAAGAACAATTATTGGCTGAATTAGAGCAACGATTGAAATTAACCGGAAATTTGATAGAAATTTTTAATCAAAATAATCATTCTGCTGGTAAATTATGGAATATCAGTAAAGGAGTTTTAACGCAATCTTCTAATAATATTCAATTGTTAATTCAGTATAGTCATTTTTTACAACAACAACCTGAATTAGAAAAATTAGCCGAACTTTTAGGTAGAAGCCAATCGTTGAAATCTAAACAAAAACAACAACAAATGTTAGAGTCAATAATCTCTGTGGAAAAAATACCTGACCAAATACCAGAGCAAATTAGTGGTATAAACCACGGTAATGATATTTTGCGTCTTTTACCAAGTGAATTAGCTTTGCTTGGATTAGAAGAACTTGAATTTGAATTTTATCGCAAATTAGTCGAAAAACAGTTACTCACATACCGGCTACAAGGCGATAATTGGCAGCAACGAAAAATATTACGTCCAACTATTAAGCATCAAAAACAACAACAACTAAAAGGGCCATTCATTGTATGCATTGACACTTCAGGTTCAATGGGAAAATTTAATGAGCATTGTGCTAAAGCTTTCTGTCTTGCTTTAATGAAAATAGCCATGAATGACAACCGTCAGTGTCACATTATTCTATTTTCCATGGAAGTTATTCATTACGATTTACTAAATATTGATGGATTAGAGCAATTAATGCAATTTCTTAATCAAACATTTAGTGGAGGAACCGATTTAGCGGCCTGTTTAAATAAATGTTTAGAAAAAATGCAACAACAACAATGGAAAGATTCAGATGTGGTTGTAATTTCAGATTTTATTGCTCAACGGCTACCTGATAATTTAATAAAAAGAATAAAAATTCACCAAACTCAACAACAACGCTTTCATGCTGTTACATTATCTAAATATGGAAAACCCGGTATCCTAAACATTTTCGATTATATCTGGCATTTTGATACCGGGCTAAAAAGTCGATTAATACGCTATTGTAAATAA
- the atpI gene encoding F0F1 ATP synthase subunit I codes for MSVSLYNGKIALKLLLFQLMALVILSIAFYMNSVEWGLSAFAGGFACWLPNALFMLLIRYQKAVKKDVPIHIAWFFTIGEGVKVIITITVLVIALGIFKAAFLPLGLTYLAMLIIHIITPAVIR; via the coding sequence ATGTCTGTATCACTCTACAACGGTAAAATTGCTTTAAAACTGTTGTTATTTCAGTTAATGGCGCTTGTAATCCTGAGTATAGCTTTCTACATGAATAGTGTAGAATGGGGCTTATCTGCTTTTGCGGGCGGGTTCGCATGTTGGTTACCTAATGCTTTATTTATGCTGTTAATACGTTATCAAAAGGCAGTGAAAAAAGATGTTCCTATTCACATTGCATGGTTTTTTACCATTGGTGAGGGAGTCAAAGTTATTATAACAATAACTGTATTGGTAATTGCTTTGGGTATATTTAAAGCAGCATTTTTGCCATTAGGTTTGACCTATTTAGCTATGTTGATTATTCACATCATTACACCAGCTGTAATTAGATAG
- the mnmG gene encoding tRNA uridine-5-carboxymethylaminomethyl(34) synthesis enzyme MnmG, producing MFYPDQFDVIIIGGGHAGTEAAMAAARMGRQTLLLTHNIDTLGQMSCNPAIGGIGKGHLVKEIDALGGIMAIATDKAGIQFRTLNASKGPAVQATRAQTDRILYKQAIRTALENQNNLMIFQQAVEDLIVENDKIIGVITRMGLKFHAKSVVLTVGTFLDGKIHIGLENYSGGRAGDPPAIGLSHRLRELPLRVDRLKTGTPPRIDARTIDFTQLAPQFSDDPTPIFSFIGSAEQHPQQLPCYITYTNEKTHQVIRDNLDRSPMYAGIIEGIGPRYCPSIEDKVMRFADRSAHQIFLEPEGLTSNEIYPNGISTSLPFDVQMQIIHSMKGLENARIIRPGYAIEYDFFDPRDLKPTLESKFIKGLFFAGQINGTTGYEEAGAQGLLAGLNAARYAFEQEGWFPRRDQAYIGVLVDDLCTLGTKEPYRMFTSRAEYRLMLREDNADLRLTEKGYQLGLIDENRWQKFCRKVELIEQERQRLRNLWLHPNSDKISDLNKVLAVPLSKESNGEDLLRRPEMSYKLLTSLKYFSPAIDDPQVTNQVEIQVKYEGYIIRQQEEIERQLRNENTTLPTNLDYKQITGLSNEVIAKLNDHKPSSIGQASRISGITPAAISILLVWLKKQGLLRRSA from the coding sequence ATGTTTTACCCAGATCAATTTGACGTCATTATTATTGGTGGGGGCCACGCTGGTACTGAAGCAGCTATGGCTGCTGCTCGTATGGGACGGCAAACTTTACTTCTAACCCATAATATTGATACGTTGGGTCAAATGTCATGCAATCCAGCTATCGGAGGAATAGGTAAAGGACATCTGGTTAAAGAAATTGATGCCTTAGGTGGCATTATGGCTATTGCAACTGACAAAGCAGGGATCCAATTTAGGACGCTCAATGCAAGTAAAGGGCCAGCAGTACAAGCAACAAGAGCTCAAACTGATCGCATACTTTACAAGCAAGCGATTAGGACAGCACTAGAAAATCAAAATAATCTAATGATCTTTCAACAAGCTGTTGAAGACCTGATCGTAGAAAACGATAAAATTATTGGCGTGATAACCCGAATGGGATTAAAATTTCACGCAAAATCTGTTGTACTAACCGTAGGCACCTTCCTTGACGGTAAGATCCATATAGGATTAGAAAATTATAGCGGTGGCAGAGCTGGTGATCCTCCTGCCATTGGTCTATCGCATAGGTTAAGAGAACTGCCTCTACGGGTAGATCGACTTAAAACAGGTACACCGCCTAGGATAGATGCAAGAACTATCGATTTTACCCAATTAGCGCCGCAATTTAGTGATGATCCTACGCCCATTTTCTCTTTTATTGGATCTGCGGAGCAACATCCACAACAATTACCTTGCTACATCACCTATACCAATGAAAAAACTCACCAGGTGATTCGTGATAACTTAGATCGCAGTCCTATGTATGCAGGTATCATTGAAGGAATAGGTCCTCGCTACTGCCCTTCTATTGAAGATAAAGTTATGCGGTTTGCGGATCGTTCAGCACATCAAATCTTCCTTGAGCCAGAAGGACTAACAAGTAATGAAATTTATCCTAATGGAATTTCTACTAGTTTGCCTTTTGATGTACAAATGCAAATTATACATTCGATGAAAGGTCTAGAAAATGCTCGTATTATTCGACCGGGATATGCTATTGAATATGATTTTTTTGATCCTCGGGATTTAAAACCAACTTTAGAAAGTAAATTTATCAAAGGATTATTTTTTGCTGGCCAGATCAATGGAACGACTGGTTATGAAGAAGCAGGAGCACAAGGATTATTAGCTGGACTTAATGCAGCTCGTTACGCTTTTGAACAAGAGGGATGGTTCCCTCGTCGTGATCAAGCTTACATTGGTGTTTTAGTTGATGATCTTTGTACATTAGGAACTAAAGAACCGTATCGAATGTTTACTTCACGAGCAGAATATCGTCTCATGCTACGTGAAGACAACGCTGATCTTCGTTTAACTGAAAAAGGCTATCAACTTGGTTTAATTGATGAAAATCGTTGGCAAAAATTTTGTCGTAAAGTTGAATTAATAGAACAAGAACGTCAACGATTGCGTAACCTTTGGTTACATCCTAATTCAGATAAAATCAGTGATCTTAATAAAGTGTTAGCTGTTCCGCTTTCAAAAGAATCGAATGGCGAAGATTTACTACGACGTCCTGAAATGAGTTACAAATTACTTACTTCATTAAAATATTTTTCACCTGCAATTGATGATCCTCAAGTTACAAATCAAGTTGAAATTCAAGTAAAGTATGAAGGTTATATTATTCGTCAACAAGAAGAAATAGAAAGACAACTCCGTAATGAAAATACAACATTACCGACTAATTTAGATTACAAGCAAATTACCGGCCTTTCTAATGAAGTCATTGCTAAGCTCAATGATCATAAACCTAGTTCTATTGGTCAAGCATCGCGTATATCAGGTATTACACCAGCCGCAATATCCATATTATTAGTCTGGTTAAAAAAACAAGGTTTATTACGTCGGAGTGCTTAA
- the atpB gene encoding F0F1 ATP synthase subunit A yields the protein MSASGEVMTAGSYIGHHLNNLQLDLRTFKLVDPHNNNDPTFWTLNIDSLFFSVVLGIIFLWLFRKIAVNATSGVPGKLQTAIEIVIGFVDNTVRDMYHGKSKVIAPLALTVFVWVLLMNTMDLLPIDLLPYIGEHYLGLPALRVVPTADVSITMSMAIGVFILIIFYSIKMKGLSGFTKELTLQPFNHPIFIPINLILEGVSLLSKPVSLGLRLFGNMYAGELIFILIAALLPWWSQWILNLPWAIFHILIITLQAFIFMVLTIVYLSMASEEH from the coding sequence ATGTCTGCATCAGGAGAAGTGATGACTGCGGGAAGTTACATAGGACACCATCTAAATAATCTTCAGTTGGATCTGCGTACCTTCAAATTAGTTGATCCCCATAACAACAATGATCCAACGTTTTGGACGTTAAATATTGACTCGCTTTTTTTCTCAGTTGTCCTTGGAATTATCTTCTTGTGGCTATTTAGAAAAATTGCTGTTAATGCAACCAGTGGCGTACCTGGTAAATTACAAACTGCAATAGAAATAGTCATTGGTTTTGTCGATAATACTGTTCGTGATATGTATCATGGTAAGAGCAAAGTTATTGCACCTTTAGCTTTGACGGTGTTTGTTTGGGTGTTATTAATGAATACCATGGATTTGTTGCCAATCGATTTGCTTCCTTATATCGGAGAACATTACCTGGGTTTGCCTGCATTGCGTGTTGTTCCAACCGCGGATGTAAGCATTACTATGTCAATGGCGATTGGTGTATTTATCTTGATCATTTTCTATAGTATCAAAATGAAAGGATTAAGTGGATTTACGAAAGAGTTAACTTTACAACCATTCAATCATCCTATTTTCATTCCTATCAATTTGATTTTAGAAGGTGTTAGTCTGCTGTCTAAACCGGTATCACTAGGTTTACGGTTGTTCGGTAATATGTATGCAGGTGAATTGATCTTCATTCTTATTGCAGCTTTGTTGCCTTGGTGGTCACAGTGGATACTTAACCTACCCTGGGCGATTTTCCATATACTGATTATTACGTTGCAAGCCTTTATTTTTATGGTTCTAACCATCGTTTATTTATCGATGGCGTCAGAAGAACATTAA
- the asnA gene encoding aspartate--ammonia ligase has product MEKSFIEKQQQISFVKSYFSRLLEKELALIEVQAPILSRLGDGVQDNLSGREKAVQVKVKSMPDSVFEVVHSLAKWKRKTLGRFDFKPGQGIYTHMRALRPDEERLTPIHSVFVDQWDWETVMLKDERSLEYLKQTVIKIYQAIKETEKAVNTEFGLESFLPEQIHFIHSEELLQRYPDLDAKGREREIAKELGAVFLIGIGGKLSNGFVHDVRAPDYDDWTTPNSEGFAGLNGDIIVWNPVLQDAFEISSMGIRVNTESLMRQLAITGHEDRMSFEWHQALVKGHMPQTIGGGIGQSRLIMLLLQKKHIGQVQCGVWSAESHAVIADML; this is encoded by the coding sequence ATGGAAAAGTCATTCATCGAAAAACAACAACAAATTAGTTTTGTTAAGTCATATTTTTCACGTTTATTAGAAAAAGAGTTAGCTTTAATTGAAGTTCAAGCACCTATCTTAAGTCGTCTCGGTGATGGGGTTCAGGATAACCTTTCTGGTCGTGAAAAAGCAGTGCAAGTTAAAGTAAAATCGATGCCAGATTCTGTTTTTGAAGTTGTACACTCATTGGCTAAATGGAAACGTAAAACGTTAGGCCGTTTTGATTTTAAACCCGGACAAGGGATTTATACACATATGAGAGCATTGCGTCCAGATGAAGAGCGTTTAACACCTATTCACTCTGTATTTGTAGATCAGTGGGATTGGGAAACAGTAATGCTTAAGGATGAGCGCTCTCTTGAATATTTAAAACAGACAGTAATTAAAATTTATCAAGCCATAAAGGAAACAGAGAAAGCAGTTAACACAGAATTTGGTTTAGAGTCATTCTTACCTGAGCAAATTCATTTTATTCATAGTGAAGAACTATTACAACGCTATCCTGATCTTGATGCTAAAGGAAGAGAACGTGAAATAGCTAAAGAATTAGGTGCAGTTTTTCTTATTGGTATTGGTGGAAAACTATCCAATGGTTTTGTTCACGATGTACGTGCTCCTGATTATGATGATTGGACAACACCTAACAGTGAAGGGTTTGCCGGTTTAAATGGTGATATTATTGTTTGGAACCCTGTATTACAGGATGCATTTGAAATTTCTTCGATGGGGATCCGTGTTAATACAGAATCCCTTATGCGCCAATTAGCAATAACGGGTCATGAAGATAGAATGTCTTTTGAGTGGCATCAAGCACTGGTAAAAGGCCATATGCCGCAAACAATAGGTGGTGGTATCGGACAATCTCGTTTAATAATGTTATTACTGCAGAAAAAGCATATTGGTCAAGTTCAATGTGGTGTCTGGTCAGCGGAAAGCCACGCAGTCATTGCTGATATGCTGTAA
- the mioC gene encoding FMN-binding protein MioC produces the protein MTKVTLITGSTMGSAEYVAEHIAEILEKSGFDTEVTYGPSLKDLPTKGIWLIVCSTHGAGDLPENIQPLAKEISEEKPDLSQISYGAIGIGSKEYDTFCGAIHTLDKLLKDHHAKRVGEPLEIDIQEYDVPEEPAEIWIEKWKDNIIVLNK, from the coding sequence ATGACAAAAGTAACATTGATAACAGGTAGCACTATGGGCAGTGCTGAATATGTGGCTGAACATATTGCTGAAATATTGGAAAAATCTGGTTTCGACACTGAAGTCACCTATGGTCCATCCTTAAAAGATCTACCAACAAAAGGTATTTGGTTAATTGTATGCTCTACCCATGGAGCAGGAGATCTACCTGAAAATATACAACCTTTAGCAAAAGAGATAAGCGAAGAAAAACCGGATCTTAGCCAGATTAGTTATGGTGCGATAGGGATAGGTAGCAAGGAATATGATACTTTTTGTGGGGCAATCCATACATTAGATAAACTACTAAAGGATCATCATGCAAAACGCGTAGGAGAACCATTAGAGATTGATATTCAAGAATATGATGTGCCAGAAGAACCCGCAGAAATTTGGATCGAAAAATGGAAAGATAATATTATCGTTTTGAATAAATAA
- the rsmG gene encoding 16S rRNA (guanine(527)-N(7))-methyltransferase RsmG: MSLVTYFKTLLDKTDIILTDQQIQQLIAYIELLNKWNKAYNLTSIRSPEQMIIRHILDSIIVDKYLVGKRFIDVGTGPGLPGIPLAIVRPNAHFTLLDSLGKRVRFLRQIQHELMLKNIEPIQKRVEQYQPVEKFDGIISRAFASIQDMLSWCQHLPKQNGGQFYALKGTLSASEISTFPANFKLNKIISLDVPGLHEQRHLVILGFN; the protein is encoded by the coding sequence ATGAGCTTAGTAACCTATTTTAAAACTTTATTAGATAAAACAGATATTATTTTGACCGATCAGCAAATACAACAGCTCATTGCCTATATTGAATTATTAAATAAATGGAATAAAGCATATAATTTAACTTCAATTAGATCACCTGAACAAATGATTATTCGTCATATTTTGGACAGCATAATTGTTGATAAATATCTTGTTGGTAAACGATTTATTGATGTAGGAACAGGTCCAGGATTACCGGGTATACCACTTGCTATTGTTCGCCCCAATGCTCATTTCACACTGTTAGATAGTTTGGGAAAACGGGTCAGATTTTTGCGACAAATACAACATGAATTGATGCTTAAAAACATAGAGCCTATCCAAAAACGAGTTGAACAGTACCAACCGGTAGAAAAATTTGATGGCATAATAAGCCGGGCATTTGCTTCAATACAGGATATGCTTTCATGGTGTCAGCATCTTCCGAAGCAAAATGGAGGACAATTCTACGCACTTAAAGGTACACTTTCCGCAAGTGAAATATCAACTTTTCCTGCTAATTTTAAACTAAATAAAATTATTTCGTTGGATGTACCTGGCCTTCATGAACAGCGACATTTAGTGATTTTAGGGTTCAATTAA
- the atpF gene encoding F0F1 ATP synthase subunit B yields MNLNATILGQAIAFVLFVLFCMKYVWPPIMAAIEKRQKEIADGLSSAERAKKNLDLAKADATERLRKAKAEAQIIIEQANKQRVQMIEEAKAEAEIERNKIVAQAQIEIDAERKRAREELRKQVAMLAISGAEKIIERSVDVAANSDIVDKLVNEL; encoded by the coding sequence ATGAATCTTAATGCGACAATCCTCGGCCAGGCTATTGCATTTGTCCTGTTTGTTTTGTTTTGTATGAAGTATGTATGGCCACCAATTATGGCGGCGATTGAAAAACGTCAAAAAGAAATTGCTGATGGTTTATCTTCTGCAGAGCGAGCTAAAAAAAACTTGGACTTGGCAAAAGCTGATGCGACCGAACGACTGAGAAAAGCAAAAGCAGAAGCACAAATCATTATTGAGCAAGCTAATAAGCAACGTGTTCAAATGATTGAAGAGGCTAAAGCAGAGGCTGAAATTGAACGTAACAAGATCGTTGCTCAGGCGCAAATTGAAATTGATGCTGAGCGTAAGCGTGCACGTGAAGAGTTGCGTAAACAAGTTGCTATGTTAGCAATTTCAGGTGCAGAAAAAATAATTGAACGTTCCGTTGATGTAGCTGCTAATAGCGACATCGTTGATAAATTGGTCAACGAACTGTAA
- the atpA gene encoding F0F1 ATP synthase subunit alpha, translated as MQLNSTEISELIKQRIAQFDVVSEAHNEGTIVSVNDGIIRIHGLAEVMQGEMIALPGNRYAIALNLERDSVGAVVMGPYADLAEGMKVKCTGRILEVPVGRGLLGRVVNTLGEPIDGKGPVEHDGFSAVEVIAPGVIDRQSVDQPVQTGYKSVDAMIPIGRGQRELIIGDRQTGKTALAVDAIINQRDSEIKCIYVAIGQKASTIANVVRKLEEHGALKNTIVVVATASESAALQYLAPYAGCAMGEYFRDRGEDALIIYDDLSKQAVAYRQISLLLRRPPGREAYPGDVFYLHSRLLERAARVNAEYVEKFTNGEIKGKTGSLTALPIIETQAGDVSAFVPTNVISITDGQIFLESNLFNAGIRPAVNPGISVSRVGGAAQTKIIKKLSGGIRTALAQYRELAAFSQFASDLDDATRKQLNHGQKVTELLKQKQYAPMSVAQQALSLFAAERGYLEDVELAKIGDFETSLLAYATREHSILLKEIDQTGKYNDEIEAKLNALLDSFKATQSW; from the coding sequence ATGCAACTGAATTCCACCGAAATCAGTGAACTGATCAAGCAACGTATTGCTCAGTTTGATGTAGTGAGTGAAGCTCACAATGAAGGTACAATTGTTTCTGTTAATGATGGGATCATCCGCATTCACGGTTTAGCTGAAGTTATGCAAGGTGAAATGATCGCATTACCAGGTAATCGTTATGCTATTGCACTGAATTTAGAGCGTGACTCAGTTGGTGCCGTAGTCATGGGACCCTATGCCGACTTAGCGGAAGGTATGAAAGTCAAGTGTACAGGTCGTATTCTTGAGGTACCTGTAGGTAGAGGATTACTTGGGCGAGTTGTTAATACGCTGGGTGAGCCTATTGATGGTAAAGGGCCTGTTGAGCACGATGGGTTCTCTGCCGTTGAAGTTATTGCACCTGGCGTTATTGATCGTCAATCGGTTGATCAACCTGTACAAACAGGATACAAATCGGTTGATGCTATGATTCCTATTGGACGTGGTCAACGTGAATTAATCATTGGTGATCGCCAAACCGGTAAAACGGCATTAGCTGTTGATGCCATTATTAATCAGCGTGATTCAGAAATAAAATGTATTTATGTAGCAATTGGGCAAAAAGCCTCAACTATTGCTAATGTGGTACGCAAACTAGAAGAGCACGGTGCACTCAAGAATACGATAGTTGTTGTTGCTACCGCTTCTGAATCTGCTGCATTACAATACCTTGCGCCATATGCTGGCTGTGCAATGGGTGAATATTTTAGGGATCGTGGCGAGGATGCATTAATTATTTATGATGATCTCTCCAAACAAGCGGTTGCTTATCGACAAATTTCGCTATTGCTACGGCGTCCTCCTGGACGTGAAGCTTACCCGGGTGATGTTTTTTATCTCCATTCTCGTTTACTCGAGCGTGCTGCGCGTGTTAATGCTGAATACGTTGAAAAATTTACTAATGGTGAAATAAAAGGCAAAACGGGTTCATTAACGGCATTACCGATTATTGAAACGCAAGCAGGTGATGTTTCAGCATTCGTACCTACTAATGTTATTTCAATCACCGATGGACAAATTTTCTTGGAGTCTAACTTGTTTAATGCGGGGATTCGCCCGGCAGTTAACCCAGGAATTTCAGTATCACGTGTAGGTGGTGCGGCTCAGACTAAGATTATCAAAAAATTATCTGGTGGCATTCGTACCGCGTTGGCACAGTATCGCGAGTTAGCTGCATTTTCACAATTTGCTTCTGATTTAGATGATGCGACCCGTAAGCAACTTAACCACGGACAGAAAGTTACTGAATTGTTGAAACAAAAACAGTATGCACCAATGTCAGTTGCGCAGCAGGCGTTATCTTTATTCGCTGCTGAACGTGGTTATCTGGAAGATGTTGAACTAGCAAAAATTGGTGATTTTGAGACGTCATTGCTGGCTTATGCTACTCGTGAGCATTCTATCTTGCTGAAAGAAATTGATCAGACAGGTAAATATAACGATGAAATCGAAGCCAAGTTAAATGCCTTGCTCGATTCTTTTAAAGCAACTCAATCCTGGTAA